From a region of the Sulfuriferula plumbiphila genome:
- a CDS encoding c-type cytochrome: MKTSLLFSLVALSVCLAPVAHAAGDPVAGKNKNSMCIGCHGIAGWRTAYPTVYSVPYLGGQHADYIVAALKEYKSGERSFPTMRAIAASLSDQDMEDLAAYYSEGK; the protein is encoded by the coding sequence ATGAAAACAAGTCTGTTATTCAGCCTGGTTGCGCTGAGCGTGTGTCTGGCACCCGTCGCCCATGCCGCCGGTGACCCGGTTGCCGGCAAAAACAAGAACTCCATGTGTATCGGCTGCCACGGCATTGCCGGCTGGCGTACCGCTTATCCGACGGTATACAGCGTGCCGTATCTGGGTGGCCAACACGCCGACTACATCGTCGCCGCGCTCAAGGAATATAAAAGCGGAGAGCGCAGCTTCCCCACCATGCGGGCGATTGCGGCGAGCCTGTCGGACCAGGATATGGAAGATCTGGCCGCGTATTACTCAGAAGGCAAATAA
- a CDS encoding c-type cytochrome, with protein sequence MKHLAILALLGMVASAQAWAVPDGNAAQGKAKSATCAACHGADGNSQAAMFPRLAGQHPDYLYQALTEYKSGERKNAIMSGQVTNLSEQDMADLAAYFGSQKGLTLKR encoded by the coding sequence ATGAAGCATCTGGCAATTTTGGCGCTGCTGGGTATGGTGGCGAGCGCACAGGCGTGGGCGGTACCGGACGGAAATGCCGCGCAGGGCAAGGCGAAATCGGCAACCTGCGCGGCCTGCCACGGCGCGGATGGCAACAGTCAGGCGGCGATGTTTCCGCGCCTGGCGGGACAGCATCCGGATTACCTGTACCAGGCGTTGACCGAATACAAATCCGGCGAGCGCAAAAACGCCATCATGTCCGGGCAGGTGACCAACCTGTCGGAACAGGACATGGCGGATCTGGCTGCGTATTTCGGCAGCCAGAAGGGGCTGACCCTGAAGCGGTGA
- a CDS encoding DUF1841 family protein, translated as MFNPSRDDARRFLFDTWRKYRAQQPLEGLEATVLDTLLAHPEYHALLDQPERYLERDYPPEFGATNPFLHLSMHLAIAEQMSIDQPPGIRAHYQALLEKTGDAMHAQHEIMDCLAEMIWQAQRHGTAFDPLIYLACLDKKQGQ; from the coding sequence ATGTTTAACCCCAGCCGCGACGACGCGCGCCGCTTTCTTTTTGATACCTGGCGCAAATACCGCGCACAGCAACCTCTGGAGGGGCTGGAAGCAACCGTGCTGGACACCCTGCTGGCGCACCCGGAATACCACGCCCTGCTCGATCAACCCGAGCGCTATCTGGAACGCGACTATCCGCCCGAATTCGGCGCAACCAACCCGTTCCTGCATCTGTCCATGCACCTTGCCATCGCCGAGCAGATGAGCATCGACCAGCCCCCCGGCATCCGCGCGCACTACCAGGCACTCCTGGAAAAAACCGGCGACGCAATGCACGCGCAGCATGAAATCATGGACTGCCTGGCCGAAATGATCTGGCAGGCACAACGTCACGGCACTGCGTTTGATCCGCTGATTTACCTTGCCTGTCTGGATAAAAAGCAGGGCCAATAA
- a CDS encoding FIST C-terminal domain-containing protein: MTVATGLAIGSTPASDLATQAVAQAMQRAGISHANSVLLFLSADFAHDPQPALLAASRQSQCMQIVGCSAAGIFTEHDWVLDSPAAAAMVFGGALSLSAVHTPAHDDLILALTAPNAIDTNWIGAPGQRLGAVSGDATGRGPYKVWRGGKVSASGRCEMTIQGVRGVMGVSQGIRALTAPTEVTQVDGFDLLSLGRQSALNLLARELPLEVRELDHIPLHLIMAAVTFGEPSSAFFEGRYRLVQVIATNPDDRSVTLSARLNEGDKLFWALRQPLAAERNMRVTLDRTEQLLAATPQFGLLFSSMGRGPAFYGGTDRDLQLLTARYPDMPLIGFYGNGEIGWLNSANQLLQYSTVLGLFTDHV; this comes from the coding sequence ATGACCGTCGCCACCGGCCTCGCCATCGGCAGCACCCCCGCCTCCGACCTCGCCACCCAGGCGGTGGCACAGGCCATGCAGCGTGCCGGCATCAGCCACGCCAATAGCGTGCTGCTGTTTTTGTCTGCCGATTTCGCCCATGACCCGCAGCCTGCGCTGCTTGCCGCCTCGCGCCAGAGCCAGTGCATGCAGATTGTCGGGTGCAGCGCAGCGGGTATATTTACCGAGCATGACTGGGTGCTGGATTCACCCGCGGCGGCGGCCATGGTGTTTGGCGGCGCGCTGAGTTTGAGCGCGGTACATACGCCCGCGCACGACGACCTGATACTCGCCCTCACCGCGCCCAATGCGATTGATACCAACTGGATCGGCGCACCGGGCCAGCGCCTCGGCGCCGTGTCGGGCGACGCGACCGGACGCGGTCCGTACAAGGTATGGCGCGGCGGCAAGGTCAGCGCCAGCGGACGCTGCGAGATGACCATCCAGGGCGTGCGCGGGGTGATGGGCGTATCGCAGGGCATCCGTGCGCTGACCGCGCCGACCGAGGTCACCCAGGTCGACGGCTTTGATCTGCTCAGCCTGGGGCGTCAGTCGGCACTCAACCTGCTGGCACGCGAACTGCCGCTGGAAGTACGCGAACTCGACCACATCCCGCTGCACCTCATCATGGCGGCAGTCACCTTTGGCGAACCGTCCAGCGCATTTTTTGAAGGCCGCTACCGTCTGGTACAGGTGATTGCCACCAACCCGGACGACCGCTCGGTGACTTTGTCCGCGCGCCTCAATGAAGGCGACAAGCTGTTCTGGGCACTGCGCCAGCCGCTGGCCGCCGAGCGCAATATGCGCGTCACCCTGGATCGCACCGAGCAACTGCTGGCGGCCACGCCCCAATTCGGCCTGCTGTTTTCCTCGATGGGGCGTGGTCCGGCGTTCTATGGCGGCACGGATCGCGATTTGCAACTGCTCACCGCACGTTATCCGGACATGCCGCTGATTGGCTTCTACGGCAATGGCGAAATCGGCTGGCTCAATTCCGCCAATCAACTGCTGCAATATTCCACCGTACTCGGATTATTTACCGACCATGTTTAA
- the nth gene encoding endonuclease III codes for MNAAKRREIFARFATANPHPATELEYTTPFELLVAVVLSAQATDKSVNLATRALFPHANTPAALLALGQAGLEKYVQRIGLYKSKARHLIKTCQILLARHNGEVPATRAALEALPGVGRKTANVILNTAFGEAVMAVDTHIFRVANRIPLAPGKTVLEVEHRLMKNIPREYLQDAHHWLILHGRYTCKARKPDCPHCLIADLCEYPQKTAG; via the coding sequence ATGAACGCAGCCAAACGCCGCGAAATTTTTGCACGCTTCGCGACGGCCAACCCCCACCCCGCCACCGAGCTGGAATACACCACCCCGTTCGAACTGCTGGTGGCAGTGGTGCTGTCGGCGCAAGCCACCGACAAGAGCGTCAACCTCGCCACGCGCGCACTCTTCCCGCACGCCAACACCCCCGCTGCGCTGCTTGCGCTGGGCCAGGCCGGGCTGGAAAAATACGTGCAGCGCATCGGCTTGTACAAGAGCAAGGCCAGACACCTGATCAAAACCTGCCAGATTCTGCTTGCCCGGCACAACGGTGAAGTGCCCGCCACCCGTGCAGCGCTCGAAGCCCTGCCCGGCGTGGGGCGCAAGACCGCCAACGTGATACTCAATACCGCGTTTGGCGAAGCGGTCATGGCAGTGGATACGCATATTTTCCGCGTGGCCAACCGGATTCCGCTGGCCCCCGGCAAAACCGTGCTCGAGGTGGAGCACAGATTGATGAAAAACATTCCGCGCGAATACCTGCAGGACGCCCACCACTGGCTGATTTTGCATGGCCGTTATACCTGCAAGGCACGCAAACCCGATTGCCCGCATTGCCTGATTGCCGACCTGTGCGAATATCCGCAGAAAACGGCGGGCTGA
- a CDS encoding SseB family protein: protein MNQDTFEPKNELEKQLQCALDGSVSGDDFMRYLMDAQVFMPVEDEANQIKGFQRSTRAQPLVLEDETGTRVLVLFTSPERAKAFVENHPGYGGGLLTEFAWVLRKMGAPAGIALNPGLDAGFDLEPEMVADLMASLPPEA from the coding sequence ATGAATCAAGACACTTTTGAACCCAAAAACGAATTGGAGAAACAGCTTCAGTGTGCCCTGGATGGAAGCGTTTCGGGAGATGATTTCATGCGTTACCTGATGGATGCGCAAGTATTCATGCCGGTCGAAGACGAAGCGAACCAGATCAAGGGCTTTCAGCGTAGCACGCGCGCCCAGCCATTGGTGCTGGAGGACGAAACCGGCACCCGGGTGCTGGTGCTGTTCACCAGCCCGGAGCGCGCCAAGGCGTTCGTCGAAAACCATCCCGGCTACGGCGGCGGCCTGCTCACCGAATTTGCCTGGGTGCTGCGCAAAATGGGCGCGCCTGCCGGTATCGCACTGAATCCGGGACTGGATGCGGGTTTCGATCTGGAGCCGGAAATGGTCGCGGATTTGATGGCGAGCCTGCCCCCGGAGGCATGA
- a CDS encoding FAD-binding oxidoreductase, whose product MLPTAALADFNAALSAERVFTDAATLALYSHDETPRSCLPDAVLFPASHEHVVALMRVALARHIPLVARGAGSGNVGGALPAPGSAVVSFECMDAILEFNPADRYMVVQPGVVTADIELAARAHGLFYPPDPGSSPYCQIGGNLAMNAAGPRAVKYGVTRDYVLGLRAVAGSGAELRTGCRTTKGVTGYDLTRLLVGSEGTLGLITEATLKLLPAPEARATLRVCYATNLDACKAVARVMNQAVVPCALEFMDQRSLGAIQAAGAAADLPAGTEALLMVEADGAATDLPRQISALKAALHGDGVLELAEAGNAADVAQLWQARRSLSHAVKRIAPLKINEDVVVPVSRLAELVGHIDQLGERLALPIVSFGHAGNGNLHVNIMVNPADPQQMRNARQALQQLFAKVLELGGTLSGEHGIGSEKRDYVSMEIDAGSLEMMRLIKAQFDPQGLLNPGKLLPQ is encoded by the coding sequence ATGCTCCCCACGGCTGCCCTGGCGGATTTCAACGCAGCCCTGTCTGCCGAACGCGTGTTCACCGACGCTGCGACCCTGGCGCTGTACAGCCACGATGAAACCCCCCGATCCTGCCTGCCCGATGCGGTATTGTTTCCCGCCAGTCATGAACACGTTGTCGCACTGATGCGCGTGGCGCTGGCACGGCATATCCCGCTGGTGGCGCGCGGTGCGGGCTCAGGCAATGTGGGTGGTGCACTGCCTGCCCCGGGCAGTGCGGTGGTGAGTTTCGAGTGCATGGACGCCATCCTTGAATTCAACCCCGCCGACCGGTACATGGTGGTGCAGCCGGGCGTGGTGACGGCAGACATCGAACTTGCCGCGCGCGCACATGGCCTGTTTTATCCACCCGACCCAGGCAGTTCACCCTACTGCCAAATCGGCGGCAATCTGGCGATGAATGCAGCCGGACCGCGCGCAGTGAAATACGGCGTGACGCGCGACTATGTGCTGGGGCTGCGTGCCGTGGCCGGCAGCGGCGCCGAACTGCGTACCGGCTGCCGTACCACCAAGGGGGTGACCGGCTATGATCTCACGCGCCTGCTGGTGGGCTCGGAAGGCACGCTGGGGCTGATTACCGAAGCCACTCTCAAGCTGTTGCCCGCGCCCGAAGCCCGCGCCACCCTGCGCGTGTGCTATGCCACCAATCTGGACGCCTGCAAGGCGGTGGCCAGGGTGATGAATCAGGCTGTGGTGCCGTGTGCGCTGGAGTTCATGGATCAGCGTTCCCTTGGGGCGATCCAGGCGGCGGGCGCGGCAGCCGACTTGCCCGCCGGTACCGAGGCGCTGCTGATGGTGGAAGCCGACGGTGCTGCTACTGATCTGCCGCGCCAGATCAGCGCACTGAAAGCCGCGTTGCACGGCGACGGCGTGCTCGAACTGGCGGAAGCCGGCAATGCCGCAGACGTCGCACAGCTGTGGCAGGCACGCAGGTCACTGTCGCACGCCGTCAAGCGCATCGCACCGTTAAAGATCAATGAGGACGTGGTGGTGCCGGTATCGCGCCTGGCCGAGCTGGTAGGCCATATTGATCAGCTGGGCGAACGCCTTGCATTGCCCATCGTCAGCTTTGGTCATGCCGGCAACGGCAACCTGCATGTCAATATCATGGTGAATCCGGCCGACCCACAACAGATGAGGAATGCCAGGCAGGCTTTGCAACAGCTGTTTGCCAAAGTACTGGAGTTGGGTGGCACGCTGTCCGGCGAGCATGGTATCGGTAGCGAAAAACGCGATTACGTCAGCATGGAGATTGATGCGGGCAGCCTGGAAATGATGCGTTTAATCAAGGCGCAATTCGATCCGCAGGGGCTGCTCAACCCCGGCAAGCTGTTGCCGCAGTGA
- the pgi gene encoding glucose-6-phosphate isomerase yields the protein MSDPTLSPAWQALKAQRKALAKTAMRDLFAEDKKRFERFSMSAAGILLDYSKNRITPDTMKSLVKLARTSQLQTAIEAMFSGVAINLTEHRAVLHTALRNRSEQPVFVEGKDVMPDVRQVLARMKRFTQAVRSGKWRGHTGKRITDIVNIGIGGSDLGPVMVTQALTPYWQKGLTPHFVSNVDPTHISETLRRLDPETTLFIVVSKSFGTPETLLNAQLARRWLVTALKDEAAVARHFVAVSTHTEKVRAFGIDTTHMFAFWDWVGGRYSVWSAVGLSVALMVGMDNFAALLDGAFAMDQHFRTAPLAQNMPVIMALLGIWYNNFWDAQSQVVLPYDQYLARFPAYLQQLDMESNGKSVTRTGKPVHYATGAIIWGEPGTNGQHAFYQLIHQGTRLIPADFLAAAESHNPINQQHQVLLSNCFAQSKALMLGKTRAEVRAELTAANLGSAEIRMLLPHKVFPGNRPSNTLLYRKLDPHTLGALIALYEHKVFVQGMIWDVNSFDQWGVELGKQLAGAIEQGLVNPGKASGHDSSTNGLINTCKALRADS from the coding sequence ATGTCAGACCCTACTCTCTCCCCCGCCTGGCAGGCGCTGAAAGCGCAGCGCAAAGCCCTGGCCAAAACCGCCATGCGCGACCTGTTTGCCGAGGATAAAAAACGTTTCGAGCGGTTTTCAATGAGCGCTGCCGGCATCCTGCTGGATTACTCGAAAAACCGCATCACGCCGGATACCATGAAATCACTGGTCAAGCTGGCGCGCACCAGCCAGCTGCAGACGGCCATTGAGGCCATGTTCAGCGGCGTCGCAATCAACCTCACCGAGCATCGTGCGGTACTCCACACCGCACTGCGCAACCGCTCGGAACAGCCGGTTTTTGTGGAGGGGAAGGATGTCATGCCGGATGTGCGCCAAGTGCTGGCGCGCATGAAAAGATTCACCCAGGCGGTGCGTAGCGGTAAATGGCGCGGCCATACCGGCAAACGCATCACCGACATCGTCAATATCGGCATCGGCGGCTCCGATCTGGGCCCGGTAATGGTAACCCAGGCACTCACGCCGTACTGGCAAAAGGGCCTCACGCCGCATTTCGTCTCTAATGTGGATCCCACCCATATCAGTGAAACCCTGCGCCGCCTGGATCCGGAAACCACGCTGTTTATCGTCGTCTCGAAATCTTTCGGCACTCCGGAAACCCTGCTCAACGCGCAGCTGGCAAGACGCTGGCTGGTCACCGCGCTGAAAGACGAAGCAGCCGTCGCCCGGCACTTCGTCGCAGTCTCGACGCATACCGAAAAAGTACGCGCCTTTGGCATCGATACGACCCACATGTTCGCTTTCTGGGACTGGGTGGGCGGACGCTACTCGGTATGGTCCGCGGTGGGGCTGTCGGTTGCACTGATGGTCGGCATGGACAACTTTGCCGCGCTGCTCGACGGCGCATTCGCCATGGACCAGCACTTCCGCACTGCGCCGCTGGCGCAAAACATGCCGGTGATCATGGCGCTGCTGGGTATCTGGTACAACAACTTCTGGGATGCGCAAAGCCAGGTGGTGCTGCCTTACGACCAGTATCTGGCGCGCTTTCCCGCCTATCTCCAGCAACTCGATATGGAAAGCAACGGCAAAAGCGTCACGCGCACGGGCAAACCCGTACATTACGCCACCGGTGCGATTATCTGGGGCGAGCCCGGCACCAACGGCCAGCACGCGTTCTACCAGCTCATCCACCAGGGCACCCGGCTGATTCCGGCGGACTTCCTGGCGGCTGCCGAGTCGCACAATCCCATCAATCAGCAGCATCAAGTGCTGCTGTCCAACTGTTTTGCCCAGAGCAAGGCATTGATGCTGGGGAAAACCCGCGCCGAGGTACGCGCGGAGCTGACTGCCGCCAACCTGGGCAGCGCTGAAATCAGGATGCTGCTGCCACACAAGGTGTTTCCCGGCAACCGCCCCAGCAACACCCTGCTTTACCGCAAGCTTGACCCGCATACCCTGGGCGCACTCATCGCCCTGTATGAACACAAGGTATTCGTGCAGGGCATGATCTGGGATGTGAACTCGTTTGACCAGTGGGGGGTGGAACTGGGCAAGCAACTGGCAGGCGCCATCGAGCAGGGGCTGGTCAACCCCGGCAAAGCCAGTGGACACGACAGCTCGACCAACGGCCTGATCAACACCTGCAAGGCGTTACGCGCGGATTCATGA
- the glgB gene encoding 1,4-alpha-glucan branching protein GlgB codes for MTAKSSAPKPAANTLPEFDALAGGRAHNPCELLGLHQLDAGWLIRIYDPYAVSMTLLANGAETALQRVDARGVFEWRGAVPPVHPYRIRRTYPSAEVVGHDPYAFSPQLTEHDLYLFNEGRLHQAYQMLGSQPYRVDGVDGVRFALWAPNADRVSVVGDFNHWDGRRHPMCAHGDSGVWELFIPDIMAGAHYKYEIHNRHSGQLLLKSDPYAQFSELRPGTASRVAPVSSHTWNDAAWLATRANRNWLHAPMNVYEIHAGSWRRHPDGRFYTYRELAGHLVPYVLEMGYTHIELMPVNEHPLDESWGYQATGYFAPTSRFGSADDLRHFIDTCHQAGLGVLLDWVPAHFPQDGFALARFDGTALYEHEDPRMGFHQDWGTYIFNYGRNEVKSFLLSSAHYWLAEFHFDGLRVDAVASMLYLDYSREAGEWLPNRFGGRENLDAIEFLRELNILVHDAFPGALTLAEESTSWPMVSRPVYLGGLGFSMKWNMGWMNDTLTYIRHDPVHRKYHHDLLTFGQLYAYTENFMLPFSHDEVVHGKGSLIGKMPGDTWQQFANLRLLFAYQMTTPGKKLNFMGNEFAQGREWNPGWELDWSLLQNRWHEGVHKLVHDLNQLYRGIPALHQLDFSADGFAWIDCHDAEQSILSYVRYACDGSHVVVVLNFTPVLRTNYRIGLPQTGSYSEIFNSDSTYYGGSNAGNGAGVLTDAAPWMGYPASLTLTVPPLAGIILVPNGQ; via the coding sequence ATGACAGCCAAATCAAGCGCACCCAAGCCAGCCGCCAATACCCTTCCCGAATTTGACGCACTTGCCGGCGGGCGTGCACACAATCCGTGCGAACTGCTCGGATTGCACCAACTCGATGCCGGGTGGCTGATCCGCATTTACGATCCTTACGCCGTGTCCATGACCCTGCTCGCGAATGGTGCCGAGACTGCGTTGCAGCGGGTGGATGCACGCGGGGTGTTCGAATGGCGTGGAGCGGTGCCTCCCGTTCATCCTTATCGCATCCGCCGCACTTATCCCAGCGCTGAGGTCGTGGGTCACGACCCTTATGCCTTCTCTCCCCAACTCACAGAGCACGATTTGTACCTGTTCAATGAAGGCCGCCTGCACCAGGCCTACCAAATGCTGGGCAGCCAGCCATACCGTGTGGATGGCGTGGACGGCGTGCGCTTTGCGCTGTGGGCGCCCAATGCCGACCGGGTTTCGGTAGTGGGTGACTTCAACCACTGGGACGGGCGCAGGCACCCGATGTGCGCGCATGGCGACTCCGGTGTGTGGGAGCTGTTCATCCCCGACATCATGGCAGGTGCACATTACAAATATGAGATACACAACCGCCACAGCGGTCAGCTGCTGTTAAAAAGCGACCCTTACGCACAGTTTTCCGAACTGCGCCCCGGCACCGCCTCGCGCGTGGCACCGGTCTCCAGCCACACCTGGAATGACGCTGCCTGGCTGGCCACGCGCGCCAACCGCAACTGGCTGCATGCACCGATGAACGTCTACGAGATCCATGCCGGCTCGTGGCGGCGCCACCCGGACGGACGCTTTTACACCTATCGCGAACTGGCCGGACATCTTGTACCCTACGTCCTTGAAATGGGCTACACCCATATCGAGCTGATGCCGGTCAACGAGCATCCTCTGGACGAATCCTGGGGCTATCAGGCCACCGGCTACTTTGCGCCCACCAGCCGGTTCGGCAGTGCGGACGACCTGCGCCACTTCATTGACACCTGCCACCAGGCCGGACTGGGCGTGTTGCTGGACTGGGTGCCCGCGCATTTCCCGCAGGACGGGTTTGCGCTGGCGCGCTTTGATGGGACCGCCCTGTACGAACACGAAGATCCGCGCATGGGCTTCCACCAGGACTGGGGCACCTATATTTTCAATTACGGCCGCAACGAAGTGAAAAGCTTCCTGCTCTCCAGCGCGCACTACTGGCTGGCCGAGTTCCACTTCGACGGTCTGCGCGTTGATGCGGTGGCGTCGATGCTCTATCTCGACTATTCACGCGAAGCAGGCGAATGGCTGCCCAACCGGTTCGGCGGGCGCGAAAACCTGGATGCCATCGAATTCCTGCGCGAGCTCAACATCCTGGTGCACGATGCCTTCCCCGGCGCACTGACACTGGCTGAGGAATCCACCTCGTGGCCGATGGTGTCACGGCCGGTGTATCTGGGTGGGCTGGGGTTCTCGATGAAGTGGAACATGGGCTGGATGAACGATACCCTGACCTATATCCGCCACGACCCGGTGCACCGCAAATATCACCACGACCTGCTTACCTTTGGCCAGCTTTATGCGTATACCGAAAACTTCATGCTGCCGTTTTCACACGATGAAGTGGTACACGGCAAAGGCTCGCTGATCGGCAAAATGCCGGGCGACACCTGGCAGCAGTTCGCCAACCTGCGCCTGCTATTTGCCTACCAGATGACCACGCCGGGCAAGAAACTCAACTTCATGGGTAACGAATTTGCCCAGGGGCGCGAGTGGAATCCGGGCTGGGAACTGGACTGGAGTCTGCTGCAGAACCGCTGGCACGAGGGCGTCCACAAGCTGGTGCATGACCTCAACCAGCTCTACCGTGGCATCCCGGCATTGCACCAGCTGGACTTCTCGGCGGACGGCTTCGCCTGGATTGATTGCCATGATGCCGAACAATCCATATTGAGCTACGTGCGCTACGCCTGCGACGGCTCTCATGTTGTAGTGGTGTTGAACTTTACCCCGGTGCTGCGCACCAATTATCGAATTGGCCTGCCTCAGACAGGTTCATATTCAGAAATCTTTAACAGTGATTCGACATACTACGGTGGCAGCAACGCTGGCAACGGTGCCGGCGTGCTGACCGACGCCGCACCATGGATGGGATATCCGGCATCACTTACCCTGACCGTACCACCATTGGCCGGCATTATCCTTGTGCCCAACGGACAATAA
- the glgC gene encoding glucose-1-phosphate adenylyltransferase, with the protein MQKDFPRFVSLLTKNTVALILAGGRGSRLKQLTDWRAKPAVPFGGKFRIIDFPLSNCLNSGIRRVGVLTQYKAHSMIKHIQRGWGFLRGEFNEFIELLPAQQRVSELDWYKGTADAVFQNMDIVRNYEPDYVLILAGDHIYKMDYGEMLACHVRHEADMTVACIEVPIEDARAFGVMTVDADERVVGFAEKPDNPSTLPGNPERVLVSMGVYVFNARFLYEQLIRDADDPASEHDFGKNIIPHLIDRYRVYAHSFKDSCIGSLPGSEPYWRDVGTVDAYWAANLDLANITPELNLYDRQWPIWTHQEQLPPAKFVFDDEERRGVALESMVSGGCLISGATVRRSVLFSNVQVHSFATVEDAVVLPNVDIGRHACLRRCVIDKDCKIPERLVVGVDRKEDERRFYVTENGITLITPGMLGQHPHHIR; encoded by the coding sequence TTGCAAAAAGATTTTCCGCGCTTCGTCAGCCTCCTCACCAAGAATACCGTCGCGCTGATTCTTGCCGGTGGCCGCGGTTCCCGACTCAAACAATTAACTGACTGGCGCGCCAAGCCCGCCGTGCCGTTTGGCGGCAAGTTCCGCATCATCGATTTTCCGCTCTCCAATTGCCTCAATTCCGGTATCCGTCGCGTGGGCGTGCTGACGCAGTACAAGGCGCACTCGATGATCAAGCATATCCAGCGCGGCTGGGGGTTCTTGCGCGGCGAGTTCAACGAGTTCATTGAACTGTTGCCTGCGCAGCAGCGCGTTTCCGAGCTGGACTGGTACAAGGGTACCGCAGATGCGGTGTTCCAGAACATGGATATTGTGCGTAATTACGAACCCGATTATGTGCTGATACTGGCGGGCGATCACATCTACAAAATGGACTACGGCGAAATGCTGGCATGCCACGTGCGCCACGAGGCCGACATGACGGTGGCGTGTATCGAGGTGCCGATTGAAGACGCGCGCGCGTTTGGCGTGATGACCGTGGACGCCGATGAGCGCGTGGTGGGTTTTGCCGAAAAGCCGGATAACCCCAGCACCCTGCCCGGCAACCCGGAGCGCGTGCTGGTGTCCATGGGCGTGTATGTGTTCAACGCCCGCTTCCTCTACGAACAGCTGATTCGCGACGCGGATGATCCCGCTTCCGAACACGATTTCGGCAAAAACATCATTCCGCACCTGATCGATCGCTACCGCGTCTACGCGCACAGCTTCAAGGACAGTTGCATCGGCAGCCTGCCGGGCAGCGAGCCCTACTGGCGCGATGTGGGTACGGTGGATGCCTATTGGGCGGCCAATCTGGATCTGGCCAACATCACGCCGGAACTCAATCTGTACGACAGGCAATGGCCGATCTGGACCCACCAGGAACAGCTTCCCCCCGCCAAATTCGTGTTCGATGATGAAGAGCGGCGTGGCGTGGCGCTCGAAAGTATGGTATCGGGTGGCTGTCTTATCAGCGGCGCCACGGTGCGCCGCTCGGTGTTGTTTTCCAATGTCCAGGTCCACAGTTTCGCCACGGTGGAAGACGCCGTGGTGCTGCCCAACGTCGACATTGGCCGACATGCCTGCCTGCGCCGCTGCGTGATCGACAAGGACTGCAAGATACCCGAGCGCCTGGTGGTGGGGGTGGACCGCAAGGAGGACGAACGGCGTTTTTATGTGACCGAAAACGGCATTACCCTGATTACGCCCGGCATGCTCGGCCAGCATCCGCACCATATCCGTTAG